The genomic segment GACTCCATTAAATCATCAAAGCAAGTATTCATGGCCACAACAAGATGAATCTCATCAACCAGTTCTTTGGGAAGAAGTCTTTTTAACTGCTCCATCTGAGAAACATTCTTCTGACTCCTCCCAGCAGTATCAATTAAAATCAGATCACAAAATCTTAATTCTCGTAATGCCTGTTCCAACTCATCTTCATTATAGATAACCTTTAATGGAACATTGATAATATCACTATAGGTTTTGAGCTGTTCAACAGCAGCAATCCGGTAAGTATCTGCGGTAACCAAACCAATTTTCTTTTTTCCTTCAAGGGCAACCTTAGCTGCCAGTTTAGCAATAGTAGTTGTTTTACCTACTCCTGTAGGACCTACAAAAGCTATTACCTTTCTTGACTGATAAGTATCAATAGGTGCAGTTATTCTAATTCTGGACATAATCCCTTTTACCAGAGCCTGATAGACCTCTTCATCTCTGTGAAGTTGATGGACTTCCAAATGCTCCATAACCTCTTGACAGAGATCATTTATTATTTCTATCATTACACCTTCTTTGACCATTTTCTCTGCATATCTTTGCAATTTACCGGGAAAGATAAGTTGGGGCATTTGATAAGAAAATCTGGAATTATAATACTCCTTTTTAACTAAATTTAAATTCCTTTCTCGATCCATTTTTTGAATTTTTTCACGTAGTATATTCAATTCCTGGCGCAATTCTTTTGTTACCTGACTTTCTCTATCATCCTCCACTGTAGCAATTACTTCAAACATTTTTTTACCAAAGAGGCCAAATATACCTCCCTCTCTGATTTTCCGGGTATGGAGAATAATAGCATCTGAACCCAGATCCGCTTTAACTTTAAAGACCGCATCCTGCATTGTCTCGCCCAAATATCTTTTTACTTTCATTGATACTTCACCACCCCTACAGTCTGGATATTTAGAGTGGGTTCTAATTCATTAAAAGATAAAACAATAAGATCAGGTGCAACCCGGGAAGTCAGGTTTTTAAAGTGATATCTGATCATCGGGGCAGTAAGAATGATCGGTTGATAACCTTTCTGCATTACACTCTGAATAACCTCATTTAAATTCTCAAAAATAATCTGGGCCTGTTTGGGTTCTATAGCCAGGTAAGAACCTTGATCTGTTTGTTGAATAGATTGGCTAATCAGTTCTTCTAACTTAGGTGAAAGTGTAATCACATGAATTGTATTATTTTCACTAAATTTGGCCGATATTTGTCTCGATAAACTCTGCCGAACATATTCAGTTAAAATCTGTAAATCATTGGTATGAGGAGCATAATCAGCCAATGTTTCAAGAATGGTCACCATATCTCGAATCGCAATTCCTTCTCGTAAAAGATTTTGCAATACCTTCTGTACCTGCCCGATGGTAAGAAGATCTGGAATCAATTCTTCAACTACTGCAGGATATTTTTCCTTAAATCCATCGATCAATTCTTTCACTTCCTGACGTCCCAAAAGTTCACTGGCATGTTTTTTGATTATTTCAGTCAGATGTGTTGCCATTACAGATGGTGGATCCACCACTGTGTAACCATTCATTTCAGCCTCTTCACGCAAAGACTCACTAATCCAGAGTGCCGGTAAACCAAAAGCCGGTTCTTTAGTTGGAATGCCATCAATCTCTTTGGTAGCAAGTCCAGCATCCATTGCAAGATAGTAATTAGGCTTGATCTCATAACGGTCAATCTCTATTCCTCTTAATTTAATTCTGTAGGAATTGGGATCTAACTGTAGATTATCAAGAATTCGAATCGGCGGAATGACCATGCCCAATTCAAGGGCACACTGACGGCGGATCATAGCTACCCGATCTAAAAAATCTCCTCCCTGCTCAGGTAAGACCAGGGGAATCAGGTTATAACCTACCTCTATCTCCATCGGATCTATCTGAAGTAGTTCTGTCATATCTTCAACTTTACTGGGTACAGGAATCTCTTCTATCTGTTCTGCCACTTCACCTTCCTGCTCTTTTGCTTCCTTTTGCGACTGCCAGAGAACCCAGGCAAGAAAACCAAATATCAAAGATAGAACCAGGAATGGCACCGTAGGCAACCCACTGACAAAACTGAAGACCAAAAGAATACCAGCTACTATTGCAAGCGAGCGGGGTTCACTGGATATTTGACCTGTTAATTCCTGACCCAAATTGCTTTCAGAAGCTGCCCGGGTAACCACCATACCTGTAGCGGTGGAGATTAATAAAGCAGGAATCTGACTGACAAGACCATCTCCCACTGTTAATAAGGAGTAGGTCTGTAGTGCTTCCTGAAAACTCATTCCCTGCTGGGCAACCCCAATAATCAAACCACCAATAACGTTAATCATGGTAATTATAATACCTGCAATAGCATCACCTTTGACAAACTTACTGGCACCATCCATAGCTCCATAAAAATCAGCTTCCTGTCGAATTTTTTTACGTTGTAATCTGGCTTCTTCTTCTGTAATTAATCCTGCACCAAGATCAGCATCAATACTCATCTGTTTACCAGGCATAGCATCTAAGGTGAATCGAGCAGCAACTTCAGCAACCCTTTCCGCACCTTTAGTAATCACCACAAACTGAATAATAACCAGAATTAAGAAGATGATAAAACCTACAACATAGTTACCACCAATAACAAAGTTACCAAAACTCAGGATAATCTCCCCTGCATAACCCTGGCCTAAAATCAAACGGGTAGTCGAAACATTTAGGGCCAGTCGAAATAATGTAGCAAAAAGAAGCAGGGAAGGAAATACAGAAAACTGCAATGGCTCAGTGATATAGATTGAAACTAAAAGAACGGTCAAAGCAAATGAAATATTAATAGTTAACAATAAGTCCAGCAAAAATGTAGGTAATGGAATAATAAACATAATTACAACAGTAACAATTGCTATTGCAAAGAGAATATCACTATATTTATTTATAAACCGTGGTGATAAAGCACTGATATTAGCCATATCTTACCTCTCCTAAATTTTTCTTTTCTGCAAACGATAGACAAAAGCCAATACTTCTGCAACAGCCTGATATAATTCGACAGGAATTGGTTTTCCAACTTCTGCTGTTTCGTAAAGAGCTCTAGCAAGAGGTTTATTTTCAACAATCTCAACCTTATGTTCTTTAGCAATCTCACGGATTTTTTCGGCTATCTTACCTTCTCCCATCGCTAAAACTACTGGAGCTTCCATTGTTTCAATATCATATTTGAGAGCAACAGCAATATGGGTTGGGTTAGTAATAACCACATCTGCTTCAGGTACAGCCTGAATCATCCGGTTCATCGCCATCTGCCGCATCCGCTCTTTTCGTTTGGATACAATCAAAGGATCTCCTTCCATTTCTTTAAATTCCTGCTTGATTTCCTGCTTGCTCATCCTAATACTCTTTTCAAACTCATACTTCTGATAGATAAAATCAGCTATTCCCAAAACAATCATCACAATACTGATAGCCAACCCCAATTTAAAAATCAAACTCCCAATTATTCTAACTGCCTGTTCTAAATCCATTAAAGAACAATCCCACAAAATTTTCCACTCATTTTTCAGAATCAAATATGCTGTCAAACTAATGACAAAGATTTTAAATAAAGCTTTTAACAATTCTACCAATGAACGTAAGCTAAATAGATTTTTAAACCCTTTTACTGGATTTATCCTGTTCAACTTAGGTTTCAATATCTCCACGCTAAAGAAGGGACCTACCTGTAAAAATGTCGCTACTCCCCCAAGAAGAGCTGTACCTACTAGAAAAGGAGCCACCAATTTTAAATTAAGCACCAGATAGTGGATGAGTAATGTGATAATATTTTCTGTATTTACCAGACTTCTATAATCAAAAGTTAAAGCTCCCCTCATCATAACTTTTAAGTTTAAAAAGACTATCTCTATCATAAATTGTATCAAAAATATTCCACCAAATAAAGTAATGGCATCGGTCAATTCCTTGCTTTTTGCAACCTGGCCCTCTTTTCTAGCCTTCTTCCTCCGCCTGGGCGTCGCTTTTTCAGTTTTTTCCTGAGCCATGTTTATCTCCCCTTAAAGGAGTCTACTTCATTAACTCTAAAATTTTATAAAGGTGCTGATACATCATCTCAATTATTTCTATCAATAAATTAACAATTAAGGGAATGGACAAAAACAACATCAAAAATCCAACCAAAATCTTAATTGGAAAACCAAGCATAAATACATTCATCTGCGGAACTGTTCTGGCAAGGAAACCAAAGAGAATATCAACAACAAACAATGTGGCTATGATTGGCAGGCTCAAACGAAATGCAATGATAAATATATCTCCACCAACTCTGAAAAGGTATTCCAATAGCTGATGACTTAAAACCGGTTTTGTAATGGGTAAAATCTGAAAACTCTTTACCAATGCCCGAATAATCTGATGATGCCCATTAATTAAGAGTAGAATCAATATTGCCAATATATTTTTAAACTGACCAATTAAAGGTGCATTACTGCCCGTTAAAGGATCAACTATATTTACCAGTGCAAAACCCATTCGTATATCAAGAAACTGTCCAGCCAGTTGAAAAGCAGTAAAAGTCAAAAGCACAGTAAAACCTAAAACTAAACCAACCAGCAGTTCATTTCCCACCTGAAAAACCAATTTTAAAAGTGAAGTTGGAAATGGAATCAATTCCTCAGCAAAGATTATAGGAAAAAGGATCAAACTGCATAATAATGTTAACCCGGCTTTAACCTGAATCGGGATCATTAAACTCGAAAAAAATGGTGTAGTTAAAAATAGGCCACTAAAGCGAATGGTAATGAGAAAAAATGAATAAACTGTGTTAATTACCGCTTCATCCATTCATTATATCCCCCATAATTTAGCCAATTAGTGATGGAATACTATTAAATAGCCGGGTAACATAATCGACCAATACATTAAGAATCCATGGTCCTAAAATAATCAATGTTGCAAAAACTGCAGCTATCTTTGGTATAAAAACCAATGTTTGTTCCTGAATATGCGTGGTCGCCTGAAAAATACTCACCAATAACCCGACCAAAAGACCTACACCTAAAACCGGGCCAGCAATTAAAAGAATGGTATACATGGCTTCTTTACCTAAATATATAACCACTTCCTGGGTCATCTTTAAGCCTCCTAATTAAAGGTGGTAATTAATGACTTGATTACCAGATACCAACCATCAACCAGAATAAAGAGAAGTAATTTAAACGGTAATGAAATCATAACCGGGGGAAGCATCATCATCCCAAGAGACATTAAAGTACTAGCAACAAACATATCAATGATTAGAAATGGTATATAAATTATAAATCCGATCTCAAAAGCCGTTTTAATTTCACTAAGTACAAAAGCAGGAATCAGTACCAGAGTCGAAACATCATCTTTATTTCTAGGTCTTTCTGAACCGGATAATTCAATAAATAAAGCCAGATCCTTTTCTCTTGTCTGTCTAAACATAAAATTTCTAAGTGGATCTAAAGCCTTTGTCAAAGCTTCTTCCTGGCCAATTTCGCCGGCCAGATAAGGTTGCAAAGCATTGGCATTAATCTCCTGAAAAATAGGATTCATAATGAAGATTGTTAGAAATAAAGCAAGTCCTATGAGTACCTGGTTTGGGGGCATTTGTCGAATTGCCAGCGCATTTCGGATCAGAGCCAGAACAATAATGATTCTGGTAAAGGCTGTCATC from the Anoxybacter fermentans genome contains:
- the flhB gene encoding flagellar biosynthesis protein FlhB; translation: MAQEKTEKATPRRRKKARKEGQVAKSKELTDAITLFGGIFLIQFMIEIVFLNLKVMMRGALTFDYRSLVNTENIITLLIHYLVLNLKLVAPFLVGTALLGGVATFLQVGPFFSVEILKPKLNRINPVKGFKNLFSLRSLVELLKALFKIFVISLTAYLILKNEWKILWDCSLMDLEQAVRIIGSLIFKLGLAISIVMIVLGIADFIYQKYEFEKSIRMSKQEIKQEFKEMEGDPLIVSKRKERMRQMAMNRMIQAVPEADVVITNPTHIAVALKYDIETMEAPVVLAMGEGKIAEKIREIAKEHKVEIVENKPLARALYETAEVGKPIPVELYQAVAEVLAFVYRLQKRKI
- the fliP gene encoding flagellar type III secretion system pore protein FliP (The bacterial flagellar biogenesis protein FliP forms a type III secretion system (T3SS)-type pore required for flagellar assembly.) → MNKSTLIWLLILIIIMTVSANAASFQIPTINLEIGESDESDDLVLSLKILLLLTVLTLAPAALVMMTAFTRIIIVLALIRNALAIRQMPPNQVLIGLALFLTIFIMNPIFQEINANALQPYLAGEIGQEEALTKALDPLRNFMFRQTREKDLALFIELSGSERPRNKDDVSTLVLIPAFVLSEIKTAFEIGFIIYIPFLIIDMFVASTLMSLGMMMLPPVMISLPFKLLLFILVDGWYLVIKSLITTFN
- the flhF gene encoding flagellar biosynthesis protein FlhF, with translation MKVKRYLGETMQDAVFKVKADLGSDAIILHTRKIREGGIFGLFGKKMFEVIATVEDDRESQVTKELRQELNILREKIQKMDRERNLNLVKKEYYNSRFSYQMPQLIFPGKLQRYAEKMVKEGVMIEIINDLCQEVMEHLEVHQLHRDEEVYQALVKGIMSRIRITAPIDTYQSRKVIAFVGPTGVGKTTTIAKLAAKVALEGKKKIGLVTADTYRIAAVEQLKTYSDIINVPLKVIYNEDELEQALRELRFCDLILIDTAGRSQKNVSQMEQLKRLLPKELVDEIHLVVAMNTCFDDLMESLDKFGQLYLSSLIFTKEDETNKRGVILNVLEKTPYKISYITFGQDVPEDIEEADPRKIAEMILKG
- the flhA gene encoding flagellar biosynthesis protein FlhA → MANISALSPRFINKYSDILFAIAIVTVVIMFIIPLPTFLLDLLLTINISFALTVLLVSIYITEPLQFSVFPSLLLFATLFRLALNVSTTRLILGQGYAGEIILSFGNFVIGGNYVVGFIIFLILVIIQFVVITKGAERVAEVAARFTLDAMPGKQMSIDADLGAGLITEEEARLQRKKIRQEADFYGAMDGASKFVKGDAIAGIIITMINVIGGLIIGVAQQGMSFQEALQTYSLLTVGDGLVSQIPALLISTATGMVVTRAASESNLGQELTGQISSEPRSLAIVAGILLVFSFVSGLPTVPFLVLSLIFGFLAWVLWQSQKEAKEQEGEVAEQIEEIPVPSKVEDMTELLQIDPMEIEVGYNLIPLVLPEQGGDFLDRVAMIRRQCALELGMVIPPIRILDNLQLDPNSYRIKLRGIEIDRYEIKPNYYLAMDAGLATKEIDGIPTKEPAFGLPALWISESLREEAEMNGYTVVDPPSVMATHLTEIIKKHASELLGRQEVKELIDGFKEKYPAVVEELIPDLLTIGQVQKVLQNLLREGIAIRDMVTILETLADYAPHTNDLQILTEYVRQSLSRQISAKFSENNTIHVITLSPKLEELISQSIQQTDQGSYLAIEPKQAQIIFENLNEVIQSVMQKGYQPIILTAPMIRYHFKNLTSRVAPDLIVLSFNELEPTLNIQTVGVVKYQ
- the fliR gene encoding flagellar biosynthetic protein FliR; translation: MDEAVINTVYSFFLITIRFSGLFLTTPFFSSLMIPIQVKAGLTLLCSLILFPIIFAEELIPFPTSLLKLVFQVGNELLVGLVLGFTVLLTFTAFQLAGQFLDIRMGFALVNIVDPLTGSNAPLIGQFKNILAILILLLINGHHQIIRALVKSFQILPITKPVLSHQLLEYLFRVGGDIFIIAFRLSLPIIATLFVVDILFGFLARTVPQMNVFMLGFPIKILVGFLMLFLSIPLIVNLLIEIIEMMYQHLYKILELMK
- the fliQ gene encoding flagellar biosynthesis protein FliQ, which codes for MTQEVVIYLGKEAMYTILLIAGPVLGVGLLVGLLVSIFQATTHIQEQTLVFIPKIAAVFATLIILGPWILNVLVDYVTRLFNSIPSLIG